The proteins below come from a single Nostoc sp. KVJ3 genomic window:
- a CDS encoding sensor histidine kinase: MPEELSSQISPPFLSVGSDRDLGLDSTLQELPMYNFPVEINHTGIEVASFLEKYPLLPGVILVEQGKFVGMISRRRLLEFLIRPFGQELFVQQPLAVLYSYARIPMLLVTDTTSILTAMQLSLKRSPELLAEPIVVETESGAYRLLDVQELNIISWQIRGIDNLVRYERSQAQMIQNDKMANLGRLVDGVAHEILDPVGFIWGNITYVSNYSQDLLKLIAAYDQELPSASQAINQIKEEIEFDFLEQDLSRSLASIRTGAERLKKLVTSLQNFCHIDELYPKPVDLHACIDSIILLINSRLQGEIEIVKYYGQLPPVYCFMGQINQVLMNIFSEVVDTLLNEAVRQQLHLEDTKTVQKARIEITTEVISQEASNPNAPDSRWVLIRIADNGLGMSQELQQQIMESFSVETKNSKNTSLAVSYRIITVRHGGKLNFHSQIGIGTKFEILLPLV; the protein is encoded by the coding sequence GTGCCAGAAGAACTCAGTAGCCAAATCTCACCGCCATTTTTGTCTGTTGGTAGCGATCGCGATCTCGGTTTAGATTCAACACTCCAAGAACTACCAATGTACAACTTCCCAGTGGAAATCAATCACACTGGCATAGAAGTGGCTAGTTTTTTAGAAAAATACCCCCTGCTACCAGGAGTAATTTTGGTAGAACAGGGAAAGTTTGTTGGGATGATTTCGCGGCGGCGATTGCTAGAATTTTTGATTCGCCCATTCGGACAAGAGTTATTTGTCCAGCAACCATTAGCCGTTCTCTACAGTTATGCCCGGATACCAATGTTGCTGGTTACTGATACAACATCGATTTTAACTGCGATGCAACTTAGCTTAAAGCGATCGCCAGAATTATTAGCAGAACCAATTGTAGTAGAAACAGAATCTGGTGCTTATAGATTGTTAGATGTCCAAGAATTGAATATTATTTCTTGGCAAATTCGAGGAATCGACAATCTGGTGCGCTATGAACGCAGCCAAGCCCAAATGATTCAAAATGATAAAATGGCAAATTTGGGACGTTTGGTAGACGGCGTAGCGCACGAAATTTTAGACCCAGTGGGTTTTATTTGGGGGAATATAACTTATGTTTCAAATTACAGTCAAGACTTACTCAAGCTGATAGCAGCTTACGATCAAGAGTTACCATCAGCTTCCCAGGCAATTAATCAGATTAAAGAAGAGATTGAATTTGATTTTTTAGAGCAAGATTTGTCGCGATCGCTTGCTAGTATCCGCACTGGAGCGGAAAGATTAAAAAAACTTGTCACTAGCTTACAAAATTTCTGTCATATCGATGAGCTTTACCCTAAACCAGTAGATTTACACGCCTGTATAGATAGTATTATTTTATTAATTAATAGCCGTCTTCAAGGAGAAATTGAAATCGTCAAATACTATGGTCAATTGCCCCCAGTTTATTGCTTTATGGGGCAAATAAATCAGGTTTTGATGAATATTTTCAGCGAAGTTGTAGATACTTTACTCAATGAAGCAGTGCGACAGCAGTTGCATCTAGAAGATACAAAAACTGTCCAAAAAGCTCGAATTGAGATTACTACAGAAGTAATTTCGCAAGAAGCAAGCAATCCGAATGCACCAGATTCTCGTTGGGTCTTAATTCGCATTGCTGACAATGGTCTTGGAATGTCTCAAGAATTGCAACAGCAAATTATGGAGTCTTTTTCTGTGGAAACAAAGAATAGTAAAAATACAAGTTTAGCAGTAAGTTATCGAATTATCACCGTAAGACATGGGGGAAAATTAAATTTTCATTCACAGATTGGTATAGGTACAAAATTTGAAATTTTATTACCTTTAGTTTGA
- a CDS encoding sensor histidine kinase: protein MDNQDNSNSIQIQELEKTNRILRKKLERCESERRQLETDIATKEFLLKKVICELEDSQTDLQQRGQELENTLDSLHTMQAQMIQSEKMSALGQMVAGIAHEINNPVSFIYGNLSHISQYTNDLLRLVELYHRHFPHPPAEIQTERKTIDLEFLEKDAIMVLNSINIGTERIRDIVLSLRNFSRLDEGEFKVVDIHEGIDNTLMILQHRLKATDKSPAIQIIKDYGNLSHVECCAGQINQVFMNILVNALDALEEFNAKRTYREIRDNPSSIAIRTSIVDSQWVKIAIADNGSGIPESIQKQIFNPFFTTKPVGKGTGMGMAISYQIITEKHSGKLEFFSTPGKGTEFVVQIPILHQGWEVI, encoded by the coding sequence ATGGATAACCAAGACAATTCAAATTCCATACAGATTCAAGAGTTAGAAAAGACAAACCGGATCTTGCGGAAAAAGCTGGAACGCTGCGAATCTGAACGCCGCCAGCTAGAAACTGACATTGCAACAAAAGAGTTTTTACTGAAGAAAGTCATTTGTGAGTTAGAAGACTCTCAGACAGATTTGCAGCAGAGAGGCCAAGAGTTAGAAAATACCTTAGATAGTTTGCATACAATGCAAGCTCAAATGATTCAAAGCGAAAAGATGTCTGCCCTGGGTCAAATGGTGGCTGGTATTGCTCATGAAATCAACAATCCCGTTAGCTTTATTTACGGAAATCTCAGCCATATTAGCCAATACACCAATGATTTACTCCGACTGGTCGAGCTTTATCACCGTCATTTCCCCCACCCACCTGCTGAAATTCAAACCGAACGGAAAACTATCGATTTAGAGTTTCTAGAAAAAGACGCGATTATGGTGTTGAACTCAATAAATATTGGGACAGAGCGGATCCGGGATATTGTGTTGTCACTACGTAACTTCTCGCGCCTAGATGAAGGTGAGTTTAAAGTGGTGGATATTCATGAAGGCATCGACAATACTTTGATGATTTTGCAGCACCGCCTCAAAGCCACTGACAAAAGCCCAGCAATTCAGATTATCAAAGACTACGGCAATTTATCTCATGTAGAATGCTGTGCCGGACAGATCAACCAGGTATTTATGAACATTCTAGTAAATGCGCTTGATGCTCTAGAAGAATTCAATGCCAAACGAACTTATCGAGAAATACGGGATAATCCCAGTTCGATCGCGATTCGTACCTCCATCGTTGATTCGCAGTGGGTAAAAATTGCGATCGCTGACAATGGATCTGGGATTCCCGAATCGATTCAAAAACAGATTTTCAATCCCTTCTTTACAACAAAACCTGTCGGTAAGGGCACAGGAATGGGAATGGCTATTAGCTATCAAATTATCACCGAAAAACATAGCGGCAAGTTAGAATTTTTTTCGACACCGGGAAAAGGAACGGAGTTTGTAGTTCAAATTCCTATCCTGCACCAAGGTTGGGAAGTAATCTAA
- a CDS encoding FIST signal transduction protein, producing MFRVVVGHSDDPDSENAIAEVLQECSRSLAETIPQAGILFTAIEFDHVLILQRIQNAFPGIELIGGTTNGEISSILEFQQDSLTLMLFASDEVEIHSGIGRGISKNPALAAQEAIAQAKAKTASSPQLCLTFPDSLTSNGVLILEGLKQSLGDVPIIGGMAADDYTFTKTYQFFQGEVLSDSIPVLLFSGQLLFSHGVASGWTPISQRRRVTKVDGNVVYEIDGQRALDFYQYYLGEERFASNYAIHALAVFEDRDRFYLRAPNGYDQQSGSVKFFLDIPEQAVVQITDTTRDNILSASETSLKNALANYPGVQPTAALLISCAARRRILGTMTREEYQLVKTHLPEALPCCGFYAFGEIAPLVMGGQTQFHNKTFVTLLVGTK from the coding sequence GTGTTTCGAGTTGTTGTTGGTCATAGCGACGATCCTGATTCTGAAAATGCGATCGCTGAAGTTCTTCAAGAATGTAGCCGTTCTCTAGCAGAAACAATTCCTCAAGCTGGAATTTTATTCACTGCTATAGAATTTGACCATGTGTTAATTTTACAACGTATCCAGAATGCTTTCCCCGGAATTGAGTTGATTGGTGGAACTACAAATGGAGAAATCTCTTCAATTCTGGAGTTTCAGCAAGATTCTTTGACCTTAATGTTGTTTGCGAGTGATGAAGTGGAAATTCACTCAGGTATTGGCCGAGGAATATCCAAAAATCCAGCCCTTGCAGCTCAAGAAGCGATCGCCCAAGCAAAGGCAAAGACTGCATCCTCACCCCAATTGTGTCTCACCTTTCCTGATAGTCTTACGAGCAACGGAGTCTTAATTTTAGAGGGTTTAAAACAAAGCCTGGGAGATGTTCCCATCATTGGGGGAATGGCTGCCGATGACTATACTTTTACCAAAACCTACCAATTCTTCCAGGGTGAAGTATTGAGTGATTCAATTCCAGTGCTGCTGTTCTCTGGACAACTACTGTTTTCCCACGGAGTTGCCAGTGGTTGGACTCCCATCAGCCAACGTAGGCGTGTAACTAAAGTGGATGGCAACGTAGTTTATGAAATTGATGGACAGCGTGCCTTAGATTTCTATCAGTACTATCTTGGTGAAGAAAGATTTGCGTCCAACTATGCCATCCACGCCCTAGCAGTTTTTGAGGATCGAGATCGTTTCTATTTGCGGGCACCCAATGGCTACGATCAACAGTCTGGTAGCGTGAAGTTCTTTTTAGATATTCCCGAACAGGCTGTTGTCCAAATCACCGATACAACTCGCGACAATATTCTGTCAGCTTCAGAGACATCCTTGAAAAATGCTTTAGCTAATTATCCCGGTGTACAGCCAACAGCAGCCTTGCTTATTTCCTGTGCAGCCCGCCGGCGAATTTTGGGAACTATGACTAGAGAGGAGTATCAGCTTGTCAAAACTCATTTACCAGAAGCATTGCCTTGTTGTGGTTTCTACGCTTTCGGTGAAATTGCTCCTTTGGTGATGGGAGGCCAAACACAATTTCATAATAAAACCTTTGTCACACTTTTAGTAGGGACAAAATGA
- a CDS encoding glycosyl hydrolase family 57, producing MLSFPTTLTPLPEIIDGLPNISGWETEVLSVVNHDQPVFLPTTNIRLEDINAVFAIALHMHQPTIPAGNGGTLISNLQYMFEHPNVGDNHNADPFAYCYSRMGDLIPELVNQGCNPRVMLDYSGNLLWGLRQMGRGDVLDSLKRITCDRTYQPYVEWLGTMWGHAVIPSTPIADIKLHIIAWQHHFAAIFGWEALARVKGFSPPEMHLPNHPDALFEFVKALKECGYRWLLVQEHSVETISGQSLTHKHLPHRLIARNSQGETISITALIKTQGSDTKLVAQMQPYYEAKTLSKQQIGSVFVPPIVSQIGDGENGGVMMNEFPSAFKQAWWDMVNNGGGKSGVVGICGTEYLELIEAAGCKSEDYPTCQPVGQHQIWERVSPDNTQPEAVENAIQELKQINSNFHLDGASWTNHISWVKGYENVLSPMYQLSSLFHQKFDRLQQIDSVEPVSRQSHYRNVLLHNLLLQTSCFRYWGQGAWTDYAREIYQRGENLLQVN from the coding sequence ATGCTTTCCTTCCCTACAACACTCACTCCTTTGCCCGAAATCATTGATGGCTTACCAAATATTTCTGGTTGGGAAACAGAGGTTCTCTCTGTGGTTAACCACGATCAACCAGTATTTTTACCAACAACGAATATCCGTTTAGAAGATATAAATGCTGTATTTGCGATCGCCTTACACATGCACCAGCCAACTATACCTGCTGGAAATGGCGGTACACTCATCAGCAATCTGCAATATATGTTTGAACATCCAAACGTTGGGGATAACCACAATGCAGATCCTTTTGCCTATTGTTATAGCCGGATGGGAGACTTGATCCCCGAACTTGTAAATCAAGGTTGCAATCCCCGTGTGATGTTGGATTACTCTGGTAATCTGTTGTGGGGACTGCGGCAAATGGGACGCGGTGATGTTCTTGATAGTCTCAAACGGATTACTTGCGATCGCACCTACCAACCTTATGTAGAATGGCTGGGTACAATGTGGGGACATGCAGTTATTCCTTCCACACCCATAGCAGATATTAAATTGCATATCATTGCATGGCAACATCACTTTGCGGCAATTTTTGGTTGGGAAGCACTAGCGCGAGTCAAAGGATTTTCGCCTCCAGAAATGCACCTCCCAAATCATCCTGATGCTCTCTTTGAATTTGTGAAAGCGCTGAAAGAATGTGGATATCGCTGGTTACTCGTTCAAGAACATTCTGTAGAAACAATTAGCGGTCAATCTCTCACCCACAAACATTTACCACATCGTCTAATTGCTCGTAATTCTCAAGGCGAAACAATTAGTATCACCGCCTTAATTAAAACTCAAGGTTCGGATACTAAGTTAGTCGCACAAATGCAGCCTTATTACGAAGCTAAAACTTTATCAAAACAACAAATTGGCAGTGTATTTGTGCCACCCATAGTTAGTCAAATTGGAGATGGCGAAAATGGCGGCGTAATGATGAATGAATTCCCAAGCGCTTTTAAACAAGCTTGGTGGGATATGGTAAATAATGGGGGAGGAAAATCAGGTGTTGTTGGGATATGTGGTACAGAATATTTAGAGTTAATCGAAGCTGCTGGATGCAAATCTGAAGATTATCCAACTTGTCAGCCAGTGGGACAACATCAGATTTGGGAGCGAGTTTCACCAGACAATACCCAACCGGAAGCTGTAGAGAATGCGATTCAAGAATTAAAGCAAATCAACTCTAATTTTCATCTAGATGGAGCCTCGTGGACAAATCATATCAGTTGGGTAAAAGGATATGAAAATGTGTTGTCTCCAATGTATCAATTAAGTAGTTTATTTCATCAAAAATTTGATCGCTTACAGCAAATTGATTCAGTAGAACCTGTTAGCAGACAATCTCACTACCGTAACGTTCTTCTACATAACCTTTTGCTGCAAACCAGTTGTTTTCGTTATTGGGGACAAGGTGCTTGGACTGATTACGCGCGTGAGATTTACCAACGGGGCGAAAATTTATTGCAGGTAAATTAA
- a CDS encoding SDR family NAD(P)-dependent oxidoreductase produces MEIQGKVALITGASRGIGRAIALELAQQGIKRLILVARDRQKLVEVANEIEAMGTKTAIVPLDLTQTIEVNIAVAQLWRNFGQIHLLVNCAGVAYQSSFLQSKMPQVQEEISVNLLGMYNLTSLIARRMASQRQGTIVNVSSLMGKVAAPTMATYSATKFAILGFTQALRQELAEHNIRVIALLPSLTDTDMVRDLKLFRWVIPMTPQQVAKALVTGMQNDSPEILVGWQSHLAVLCQRLAPWLLELILRIATPPARKQQPGERLKKLIPKLNFLTRIHRFGDLFLSRT; encoded by the coding sequence ATGGAGATTCAAGGTAAAGTAGCCCTCATTACAGGGGCTTCGCGTGGGATTGGACGAGCGATCGCCCTCGAACTAGCGCAACAAGGCATCAAACGGTTAATATTGGTAGCACGCGATCGCCAAAAGTTGGTGGAGGTAGCTAACGAAATCGAGGCGATGGGAACAAAAACTGCGATCGTGCCCTTAGATTTGACGCAGACAATTGAAGTAAATATTGCTGTTGCTCAACTGTGGCGCAATTTCGGACAGATTCACTTACTGGTTAATTGTGCGGGAGTCGCATACCAAAGCTCATTTTTGCAATCTAAAATGCCCCAAGTTCAAGAAGAAATCTCTGTGAACTTATTAGGGATGTACAACCTCACGAGTTTGATTGCTAGACGCATGGCCAGCCAAAGACAAGGGACAATCGTAAATGTATCAAGTCTGATGGGGAAAGTAGCAGCACCAACAATGGCGACTTACTCAGCTACCAAGTTTGCAATCTTAGGATTTACCCAAGCTTTGCGCCAGGAACTCGCTGAACACAATATCCGAGTCATTGCATTACTGCCTTCTCTCACAGACACAGACATGGTGCGCGACTTAAAATTATTTCGCTGGGTGATCCCCATGACTCCCCAGCAAGTAGCAAAAGCACTTGTCACTGGAATGCAAAATGATTCGCCAGAAATTTTAGTCGGATGGCAAAGTCATTTAGCAGTGCTGTGTCAACGCCTTGCCCCTTGGTTGTTAGAGCTAATTTTGCGAATAGCAACACCGCCAGCAAGAAAACAACAGCCTGGTGAAAGACTGAAAAAGCTGATCCCGAAACTGAATTTTTTGACCAGAATCCATCGTTTCGGTGATTTGTTCTTATCAAGAACATGA
- the dhaK gene encoding dihydroxyacetone kinase subunit DhaK, with amino-acid sequence MKKLINKAEDFVRESLEGMAAAHSDLIKLNYDPTFVYRADTPVEGKVAIISGGGSGHEPMHAGFVGKGMLDAACPGEVFTSPTPDQMLEAAKRVDRGSGILYIVKNYSGDVMNFEMATELARSEGIRSLNILIDDDVAVKDSLYTQGRRGVGTTILAEKICGAAAEVGYDLPQIANLCRRVNMNGRSMGIALTSCTVPANGTPTFELSDREIELGIGIHGEPGIERTAIKPVDDLTEILTRSLIEDAPYSRTLREWDEDKGEWVDVELTNLPFAKGDRLLAFVNSMGGTPISELYIVYRKLAQICQQQGLQIVRNLIGPYITSLEMQGCSITLLKLDDEMIRLWDAPVKTPTWRCGI; translated from the coding sequence ATGAAAAAGCTGATTAACAAGGCAGAAGACTTTGTACGGGAGAGTCTAGAAGGTATGGCGGCGGCTCATTCCGATTTAATTAAATTGAACTACGATCCCACTTTTGTCTACCGAGCCGATACACCTGTAGAGGGGAAAGTAGCAATTATTTCTGGTGGTGGCAGTGGACATGAGCCAATGCACGCTGGTTTTGTGGGCAAAGGAATGCTTGATGCAGCTTGTCCTGGTGAGGTTTTCACTTCACCTACTCCTGACCAAATGCTAGAAGCAGCCAAACGAGTAGATAGAGGCTCTGGTATTCTTTATATCGTCAAAAATTATAGTGGCGATGTAATGAACTTTGAGATGGCAACAGAGTTAGCCCGTAGTGAGGGCATTCGATCGCTAAATATTTTGATTGATGACGATGTAGCAGTGAAGGATAGTCTCTATACCCAAGGACGGCGGGGTGTGGGAACAACAATACTAGCGGAAAAAATTTGTGGCGCAGCAGCAGAGGTTGGGTATGATTTGCCGCAAATAGCAAATTTATGTCGCCGAGTAAATATGAATGGGCGGAGTATGGGAATTGCTCTAACATCTTGTACAGTCCCCGCTAATGGAACACCGACATTTGAATTGAGCGATCGCGAAATCGAGTTAGGTATCGGTATCCACGGTGAACCCGGAATAGAACGCACAGCCATCAAACCAGTAGACGATCTCACCGAAATTTTAACGCGATCGCTCATTGAAGATGCACCATACAGCCGCACCCTGCGCGAGTGGGATGAAGACAAAGGAGAATGGGTAGATGTAGAACTAACAAATCTACCATTTGCCAAAGGCGATCGCTTATTAGCTTTCGTCAATAGTATGGGCGGAACCCCGATTTCGGAACTGTATATTGTTTACCGCAAACTCGCCCAAATCTGCCAACAGCAAGGATTACAAATTGTGCGAAACTTGATCGGCCCTTACATCACATCTTTAGAAATGCAAGGTTGCTCCATTACCCTGCTGAAATTAGATGATGAGATGATCCGGCTATGGGATGCACCAGTAAAAACACCAACTTGGCGCTGTGGAATTTAA
- the dhaL gene encoding dihydroxyacetone kinase subunit DhaL, protein MVSQTQILQWLQVFATEIEENKAYLTELDAAIGDADHGINMDRGFKKVNAQLPTLTDKDISSIFKAVSMTLISSIGGASGPLYGTWFLRASTVVVDKQQLTEQDMLELLQAGLDGVLQRGKAQLGDKTMIDVLSPAVVAFGQAVGESQKTLEAMKQAVTAAQRGLQETIPMQAKKGRASYLGERSIGHPDPGGTSAYLMLKSLLGVLESSS, encoded by the coding sequence ATGGTGAGTCAGACCCAGATATTGCAATGGTTACAGGTTTTTGCAACCGAAATAGAGGAGAATAAAGCATATTTGACGGAATTAGATGCTGCGATCGGAGATGCTGACCACGGGATCAATATGGATCGCGGCTTCAAAAAGGTAAACGCTCAGTTACCAACTCTTACAGACAAAGACATCAGCAGCATTTTCAAAGCTGTGAGTATGACCTTAATTTCTTCCATTGGCGGTGCTAGTGGCCCACTTTATGGAACCTGGTTTTTACGAGCCAGTACAGTAGTAGTAGATAAGCAGCAATTAACAGAACAAGATATGTTAGAGCTACTCCAAGCGGGCTTAGACGGCGTACTGCAACGTGGTAAAGCGCAACTAGGAGACAAAACAATGATCGATGTGCTATCTCCGGCTGTAGTCGCTTTTGGACAAGCTGTAGGAGAAAGTCAGAAGACACTGGAAGCGATGAAACAGGCTGTAACAGCAGCCCAAAGGGGATTACAAGAAACTATACCAATGCAAGCGAAAAAAGGACGAGCTAGCTACCTGGGAGAACGGAGTATCGGACATCCAGATCCAGGCGGGACTTCTGCTTATTTGATGTTGAAAAGTTTGTTAGGGGTGTTGGAAAGTTCTAGTTAA
- a CDS encoding IMS domain-containing protein produces the protein MRIPLDYYRILGLPLAASEEQLRQAYSDRIVQLPRREYSQAAISSRKQLIEEAYVVLSDPKQRSTYDQLYLAHAYNPDNLAAAAVALENRPESTKRGIDTQSLGIEITQDELVGALLILQELGEYELVLKLGRPYLVNKNGATSARKSNNLVDEEIYESAEHPDVVLTVALACLELGREQWQQGHYENAAISLETGQELLVREGLFSSVQAEIQADLYKLRPYRILELLALPQEKTAERSQGLELLQNLLEDRGGIDGTNNDESGLNIDDFLRFIQQLRNHLTVAEQHKLFEAQSKRSSAVATYLAVYALIARGFAQRQPALIRQARQMLVRLGKRQDVHLEQSLCALLLGQTEEATRVLELSQEYEALAFIREKSQDSPDLLPGLCLYAEQWLQHEVFPHFRDLANQQAFLKDYFANQQVQAYLEALPTDAETTNEWAVINPQYFPQPKTKNSHFHNNSTKTSASFNHSRTPDPDLPKTPIKETSEYPNLSSPMWNSSGSVKSEVPAAERMSRSTNQHLNGSAKSAVPSHNQKRRRRKPTPSANRERIPDNRPPSRRPRRRRTFANTIEGKTRLVWRVFISLVSILVFWVLATTTFGWLKNLFFPTPPPRDFQLFVQINQPPISIPTPNSQPQSAEGPLTNATAEEVIKTWLSTKGAALGPNHEINSLDQILTGSALSQWRLIAQQDKSDNRYRKYDHSLKIESVEKIDLFADRAAVEATVKEATQLYENGQFQKSSSDKLRVRYDLIRERGKWHIQSASVVNQIIR, from the coding sequence GTGCGAATTCCGCTAGATTACTACCGAATTTTAGGACTACCGTTGGCGGCAAGTGAAGAACAATTGCGTCAGGCATACAGCGATCGCATTGTACAATTGCCACGACGTGAGTATTCTCAGGCAGCAATTTCTTCTCGTAAACAACTCATAGAAGAAGCTTACGTGGTTTTATCAGATCCCAAACAACGCAGTACCTACGATCAGCTTTATCTTGCTCACGCCTATAACCCTGATAATCTTGCTGCTGCCGCAGTAGCACTGGAAAATCGTCCAGAAAGCACCAAAAGAGGTATTGACACTCAGAGTCTAGGTATTGAAATTACCCAAGACGAATTAGTTGGCGCTTTATTAATTTTGCAAGAGTTGGGGGAGTACGAACTCGTATTGAAACTAGGTCGTCCGTATCTAGTAAATAAAAATGGTGCTACAAGTGCAAGAAAAAGCAATAATTTAGTAGACGAAGAAATTTATGAAAGTGCTGAACACCCAGATGTTGTTCTCACTGTTGCCCTTGCTTGTCTAGAATTAGGTCGCGAACAGTGGCAGCAAGGTCACTACGAAAATGCCGCCATATCTTTAGAAACTGGTCAAGAATTGCTAGTACGCGAGGGGTTGTTCTCCAGTGTCCAGGCAGAAATTCAGGCGGATCTTTACAAATTGCGACCATATCGAATTTTGGAGTTGTTAGCACTACCCCAAGAAAAGACTGCCGAACGCAGCCAAGGCTTGGAATTATTGCAAAATCTCTTAGAAGATCGTGGTGGGATTGATGGTACTAACAATGATGAATCGGGTTTAAATATAGACGACTTTCTGCGATTTATCCAGCAATTACGCAACCACTTAACAGTCGCAGAGCAGCACAAATTATTTGAAGCTCAAAGCAAACGTTCTTCTGCTGTTGCCACTTACTTAGCTGTTTATGCCTTGATAGCACGAGGATTTGCTCAACGGCAACCAGCTTTAATTCGTCAAGCAAGGCAAATGCTCGTGCGTCTGGGCAAGCGCCAAGATGTACATTTAGAACAGTCGTTATGTGCCTTACTCTTAGGGCAAACTGAAGAAGCAACTCGTGTTTTAGAACTTAGTCAGGAGTACGAAGCTTTAGCTTTTATTCGGGAAAAATCTCAAGACTCTCCAGATTTGTTACCGGGGCTGTGTTTATATGCAGAACAGTGGTTGCAACACGAAGTATTTCCCCATTTTCGAGATTTAGCAAACCAGCAAGCTTTCCTAAAAGATTACTTTGCGAACCAACAGGTACAAGCTTATTTAGAAGCACTACCAACTGATGCAGAAACAACTAATGAATGGGCTGTAATTAACCCCCAATATTTTCCCCAGCCCAAAACAAAGAATTCTCATTTTCACAATAATTCAACTAAAACTTCAGCGTCATTTAATCACAGCAGAACACCTGACCCAGATTTGCCAAAAACACCAATAAAAGAAACGTCTGAATATCCAAACTTATCATCACCTATGTGGAATTCATCTGGAAGTGTAAAATCAGAGGTTCCTGCTGCTGAAAGGATGAGCAGAAGTACTAATCAGCATTTAAATGGTTCAGCTAAAAGTGCTGTACCCAGTCATAACCAAAAACGTAGACGGAGAAAACCTACTCCATCTGCTAACCGAGAGCGAATACCAGATAATCGCCCTCCTTCTCGTCGTCCTCGGCGGCGGCGAACTTTTGCGAACACTATAGAAGGGAAAACACGACTGGTTTGGAGAGTGTTTATTTCTTTGGTGAGTATATTAGTTTTTTGGGTATTAGCCACAACAACTTTTGGATGGTTAAAAAATCTGTTTTTTCCTACGCCCCCTCCGAGGGATTTTCAGTTGTTTGTACAAATAAATCAACCACCAATATCTATTCCCACTCCCAATAGTCAACCACAATCAGCAGAAGGCCCTTTAACAAATGCAACAGCAGAGGAAGTTATTAAAACTTGGTTATCGACCAAAGGCGCAGCTTTAGGGCCGAATCATGAGATTAATAGTTTAGACCAAATTTTAACTGGTTCAGCTTTGTCTCAATGGCGGCTGATTGCTCAACAGGATAAGTCAGATAATCGCTACCGCAAGTATGACCATAGTTTGAAGATAGAATCTGTGGAGAAAATTGATTTATTTGCAGACCGTGCGGCTGTGGAAGCTACTGTTAAGGAAGCGACGCAGTTATATGAAAATGGTCAGTTTCAAAAGTCTTCTAGCGATAAATTGCGAGTTCGGTATGATTTGATTCGAGAACGAGGTAAATGGCATATTCAGAGTGCATCTGTTGTGAATCAGATAATCAGATAA